The proteins below come from a single Comamonas antarctica genomic window:
- a CDS encoding dienelactone hydrolase family protein, whose product MTQRLTAADFDQELLILFDAYVHGDMDRRSFLGQAQRYAKAGVTAAGLLAALSPNFAAGQQVPADDSRVKTQRVTLPSPSGYGSINAYLSRPAAAGASRLPMVLVVHENRGLNPHIEDITRRLALEGFMALAPDALTPLGGYPGDEDKAREAFARLDQAKTRQDFLAAAQWLRMRADGDGKLGVVGFCYGGGMAHWLATELPELRAAVPFYGNTPDPALAAQVKAPLLVHLAAVDERINAAWPAYEAALRAAGVPYEVHHYAGTQHGFNNDTTPRYDAAAAKLAWDRTVAFFKAKLG is encoded by the coding sequence ATGACCCAACGCCTGACCGCCGCCGATTTCGACCAGGAACTGCTGATTCTGTTTGATGCCTATGTGCATGGCGACATGGACCGGCGCAGCTTCCTGGGGCAGGCCCAGCGCTATGCCAAGGCCGGCGTCACGGCCGCCGGCCTGCTGGCCGCGCTGAGCCCGAACTTCGCCGCGGGGCAGCAGGTTCCGGCCGACGACAGCCGCGTGAAGACGCAGCGCGTCACGCTGCCGTCGCCGTCCGGCTACGGCAGCATCAATGCCTATCTCTCCCGCCCGGCTGCGGCCGGCGCCTCGCGCCTGCCCATGGTGCTGGTGGTGCATGAAAACCGCGGCCTCAATCCGCACATCGAAGACATCACCCGGCGCCTCGCGCTCGAAGGCTTCATGGCGCTGGCGCCCGATGCGCTGACACCTTTGGGCGGCTACCCGGGCGACGAAGACAAGGCGCGCGAAGCGTTCGCCAGGCTCGACCAAGCCAAGACCCGCCAGGATTTCCTGGCCGCCGCGCAGTGGCTGCGCATGCGCGCCGATGGCGACGGCAAGCTGGGCGTGGTGGGCTTTTGCTATGGCGGCGGCATGGCGCACTGGCTTGCGACCGAGCTGCCCGAGTTGCGCGCCGCCGTGCCGTTCTATGGCAACACGCCCGATCCTGCGCTGGCGGCACAGGTCAAGGCGCCGCTGCTGGTGCATCTGGCGGCCGTGGACGAGCGCATCAATGCGGCCTGGCCCGCGTATGAAGCCGCGCTGCGGGCCGCGGGCGTGCCCTATGAGGTGCACCACTACGCGGGCACGCAGCATGGTTTCAACAACGACACGACACCGCGCTACGACGCGGCGGCCGCCAAGCTGGCCTGGGACCGGACGGTGGCATTCTTCAAGGCGAAGCTGGGATAG
- a CDS encoding cation diffusion facilitator family transporter — protein MPSSENRPHSDHDHDHDHDHDHDHDHDHDHDHDHKDDQDAHHGHGHGHDHGPGGHSHAPSVTASNARRIKWVFGMTLGYAVIQVIGGWLSGSLALIADAGHMLSDAAALLLALIAYRIAERAPDKQRTYGFHRVRVLAALANGASLLLLVAWIAWQAVTRFRAPTEVLAGPMLGVAVVGLLVNVVGAWVLMRGNQGDGNLRGALLHVVGDLLGSVGAIAAAIGILYTGWTVLDPILSVLVSVLVVRSAWSLVSDALLILLQAVPRGLDVENVQADIAALPGVAEVGHFHAWTLTDDRVVATVHVTPAPGVDPLLLPARVAQQLREKHAIAHATVQVDPPGGLQGPHGG, from the coding sequence ATGCCATCCAGCGAAAACCGCCCGCACTCCGATCACGATCACGATCACGATCACGATCACGATCACGATCACGATCACGATCACGATCACGATCACGATCACAAAGACGATCAAGACGCCCATCACGGCCACGGCCACGGCCACGACCACGGCCCGGGCGGGCACTCGCATGCGCCCTCGGTCACGGCCTCGAACGCGCGCCGCATCAAGTGGGTCTTCGGCATGACGCTGGGCTATGCCGTCATCCAGGTGATCGGCGGCTGGCTGTCAGGCTCGCTGGCGCTGATTGCCGATGCGGGCCACATGCTGTCCGATGCGGCCGCGCTGCTGCTGGCGCTGATCGCCTACCGCATTGCCGAGCGCGCGCCCGACAAGCAGCGCACCTATGGCTTTCACCGCGTGCGCGTGCTGGCCGCGCTGGCCAACGGCGCCTCGCTGCTGCTGCTCGTGGCCTGGATTGCCTGGCAGGCGGTGACACGCTTTCGCGCGCCCACCGAGGTGCTGGCCGGGCCGATGCTGGGCGTGGCGGTGGTGGGGCTGCTGGTGAATGTGGTCGGTGCCTGGGTGCTGATGCGCGGCAACCAGGGCGACGGCAATCTGCGCGGCGCGCTGCTGCATGTGGTGGGCGACCTGCTGGGCTCGGTGGGTGCGATTGCCGCGGCCATCGGCATCCTCTATACCGGCTGGACGGTGCTGGATCCGATTCTTTCGGTACTGGTCTCGGTGCTGGTGGTGCGCTCGGCCTGGAGCCTGGTGTCCGATGCGCTGCTGATCCTGCTGCAGGCCGTGCCGCGCGGCCTCGATGTGGAAAACGTGCAGGCCGACATCGCGGCCCTGCCCGGTGTGGCCGAGGTGGGCCACTTCCATGCCTGGACCCTGACCGATGACCGGGTGGTGGCCACCGTGCACGTGACGCCCGCGCCGGGCGTCGATCCGCTGCTGCTGCCGGCGCGCGTGGCGCAGCAGTTGCGCGAGAAGCATGCCATTGCGCATGCCACCGTGCAGGTCGACCCTCCGGGCGGGCTGCAGGGCCCGCACGGAGGGTGA
- a CDS encoding extracellular solute-binding protein → MRYWMFSLLLLGASPAWAAHAYALWGQPRYPEGFTHFDYVDPAAPKGGEIRLVSNLRISTFDKYNPFTIKGNAPAYLSNLLFDTLLSGSLDETATGYGLLAEDVSVAPDGLSATFRLRREARFHNGQPVLAKDVKYSYETLIGPYTTPGYKTLLVDVAGADVLDERTVRFRFRVPNRELPLTVGALPVFSPDWGRGADGKIKPFDQVVMETPIGSGPYRIGPVRFGKDITYVLDPGYWGRDLGVRKGTANFARVTVKIYKDNTARLEALKAGEFDLMRVYSAGDWARRIDGKRFTTGELVKGEFQHKLPTGFQSYVLNTRRPLLQDARVREALDLALDYEWMNRQMFYGSYQRVNGMFGNTACETRGLPSAAELALMEPWRAQIPAAAFGEMYRPPNTEPPNSLRGNLRRAQQLLSDAGWTVDGGVLRNATGQPLELEYMDSGEGSIRTLAPWQRNLEKLGIRLRYRAVDFALFQQRLQKFDFDIATVVYLGTHNPGQEFADLLGSKAADTEDSGNLAGVKSPAVDALIQAMTSAKTEAELLPACHALERVITHSHYLIPQWSAATHRMVYNNWRLARPAALPPYSSGELWALDTWWAKAPPAKAPPAKAPPAEAPPAEAQGR, encoded by the coding sequence ATGCGCTACTGGATGTTTTCTCTGCTGCTGTTGGGTGCTTCTCCTGCCTGGGCCGCGCATGCCTATGCGCTGTGGGGCCAGCCGCGCTATCCCGAGGGATTCACGCACTTCGACTATGTCGATCCCGCGGCGCCCAAGGGCGGCGAGATCCGGCTGGTGAGCAACCTGCGGATATCGACGTTCGACAAGTACAACCCGTTCACGATCAAGGGCAACGCGCCGGCGTATCTGTCGAACCTGCTGTTCGACACGCTGCTCAGCGGCTCGCTTGACGAGACCGCGACCGGCTACGGCCTGCTGGCCGAGGACGTGAGCGTCGCGCCCGACGGGCTGTCGGCCACGTTCCGGCTGCGGCGCGAGGCGCGCTTCCACAATGGCCAGCCCGTGCTGGCCAAGGATGTGAAATACAGCTACGAAACGCTGATCGGCCCCTACACCACGCCTGGCTACAAGACGCTGCTGGTCGATGTCGCGGGCGCGGATGTGCTCGATGAACGCACGGTGCGCTTTCGCTTCCGCGTGCCCAATCGCGAACTGCCGCTCACCGTGGGCGCGCTGCCGGTCTTCAGCCCGGACTGGGGCCGCGGCGCGGACGGCAAGATCAAGCCGTTCGATCAGGTGGTCATGGAGACGCCCATCGGCAGCGGCCCGTACCGCATCGGCCCGGTGCGTTTCGGCAAGGACATCACCTATGTGCTCGACCCCGGCTACTGGGGCCGCGACCTGGGCGTGCGCAAGGGCACGGCCAATTTCGCGCGCGTCACCGTCAAGATCTACAAAGACAACACCGCGCGGCTCGAAGCGCTCAAGGCCGGCGAGTTCGACCTGATGCGCGTGTACAGCGCGGGCGACTGGGCGCGGCGCATCGATGGCAAGCGCTTCACCACGGGCGAGTTGGTCAAGGGCGAGTTCCAGCACAAGCTGCCCACGGGCTTCCAGAGCTATGTGCTCAACACGCGCCGCCCGTTGCTGCAGGATGCGCGCGTGCGCGAGGCGCTGGACCTGGCGCTGGACTACGAGTGGATGAACCGCCAGATGTTCTATGGCTCCTACCAGCGCGTGAATGGCATGTTCGGCAATACGGCCTGCGAGACGCGCGGCTTGCCCAGCGCGGCCGAGCTGGCGCTGATGGAGCCCTGGCGCGCGCAGATTCCGGCCGCGGCGTTTGGCGAGATGTACCGGCCGCCGAACACCGAGCCGCCGAACTCGCTGCGCGGCAACCTGCGGCGCGCGCAGCAGCTGCTCAGCGATGCGGGCTGGACCGTGGACGGCGGCGTGCTGCGCAACGCCACGGGCCAGCCGCTGGAACTCGAATACATGGACAGCGGCGAGGGCAGCATCCGCACGCTGGCGCCCTGGCAGCGCAACCTGGAGAAGCTGGGCATACGCCTGCGCTACCGCGCCGTCGATTTCGCGCTGTTCCAGCAGCGGCTGCAGAAGTTCGATTTCGACATTGCCACCGTCGTCTATCTGGGCACCCACAACCCGGGCCAGGAGTTCGCCGACCTGCTCGGCAGCAAAGCCGCCGATACCGAGGATTCAGGCAATCTGGCGGGCGTCAAGAGCCCGGCCGTCGATGCGCTGATCCAGGCCATGACCTCGGCCAAGACCGAGGCCGAACTGCTGCCCGCCTGCCATGCGCTGGAGCGCGTCATCACGCACAGCCACTACCTGATTCCGCAGTGGAGCGCTGCCACGCACCGCATGGTCTACAACAACTGGCGCCTCGCGCGCCCCGCGGCGCTGCCGCCCTACAGCAGTGGAGAGCTTTGGGCGCTGGATACCTGGTGGGCTAAGGCGCCCCCGGCTAAGGCGCCCCCGGCTAAGGCGCCCCCGGCTGAGGCGCCCCCGGCTGAGGCGCAAGGGCGCTAG
- a CDS encoding LysR family transcriptional regulator yields MNLTTRQLQAFEALHQHLSFTRAAQQCCLSQPAFSALIQGLEQGLGAQLFERSTRHVVLTRAGQDFLPHAQRLLAGIDQALQSLQGAAQLRASRVTVALLPSLAAHWLPAVLAEFAQTHPRIQVQVRDALNTPCLESVQQGLADWALCTALARHPDLHAQAVAEESYYLVCARDHALAQMQAPIAAGTLLGLPFVQLAAHTSVRASVDQWQAQVYGKPALQTCMEVEQLATVMGMVRAGLGVSLVPALSLAYFQDPGIAIRRLEGLAPQRTIYWVRHRHQGLGPAAQAFYESAQHSLQAWLQGQADPFTRA; encoded by the coding sequence ATGAATTTGACAACGCGGCAATTGCAGGCGTTCGAAGCCCTGCACCAGCATTTGAGCTTCACGCGCGCTGCGCAGCAGTGCTGCCTGTCGCAGCCTGCGTTCAGCGCGCTGATCCAGGGCCTGGAGCAAGGCCTGGGCGCGCAGCTGTTCGAGCGCAGCACACGCCATGTGGTGCTCACGCGCGCGGGCCAAGACTTCCTGCCCCATGCCCAGCGCCTGCTGGCCGGCATCGACCAGGCGCTGCAGTCGCTGCAGGGCGCGGCCCAGTTGCGCGCCAGCCGCGTCACGGTGGCGCTGCTGCCCTCGCTCGCGGCACACTGGCTGCCCGCAGTGCTGGCGGAGTTTGCGCAGACCCATCCCCGGATCCAGGTGCAGGTGCGCGATGCGCTGAACACGCCCTGCCTGGAAAGCGTGCAGCAGGGCCTGGCCGACTGGGCGCTGTGCACTGCGCTGGCGCGCCACCCCGATCTGCATGCGCAGGCCGTTGCCGAGGAAAGCTATTACCTGGTTTGCGCGCGCGACCACGCCCTGGCGCAGATGCAGGCGCCGATCGCCGCCGGGACACTGCTGGGCCTGCCCTTCGTGCAGCTTGCCGCGCATACCAGCGTGCGCGCCAGCGTCGACCAATGGCAGGCGCAGGTGTACGGCAAGCCGGCACTGCAGACCTGCATGGAGGTGGAGCAACTGGCCACCGTGATGGGCATGGTGCGCGCGGGCCTGGGCGTGAGCCTGGTGCCGGCGCTGTCGCTGGCGTACTTCCAGGACCCGGGCATTGCGATCCGCCGGCTCGAGGGCCTGGCGCCCCAGCGCACCATCTACTGGGTGCGCCACCGCCACCAGGGCCTCGGCCCGGCCGCGCAGGCGTTCTATGAAAGCGCCCAGCATTCGCTGCAGGCCTGGCTGCAGGGCCAGGCCGATCCGTTCACGCGCGCCTGA
- a CDS encoding acyclic terpene utilization AtuA family protein, giving the protein MATPDSASFSLRWPPGPAPATPRAALRVGCGAGFSGDRTDAARPVVDALMAAPGPAVLIFETLAERTLALAQLARERDPQAGYEPLLADLLRPVLADCLAHGIRIVSNFGAANPEGAAACIAALARELGLRLPRMALVHGDDLMGDAHRAALQQACGTDWPAARVVSANAYIGAQPIAQALQEGAEIVIAGRVADPALVLGPAAAWHGWAWDDWDRLARGTMAGHLLECGAQVSGGYFADPGYKDVPDLAHVGFPIARIEADGQCTIGKPAHTGGVIDARTVKEQLLYEVHDPAAYLTPDVVADISQAWVTEVGPDEVRLDGVRGHARPAQLKVNVCSERGWLAEAEISYAGAHALARAQLAREVIATRLAGQGTLRCDFIGVTSVLGDDAGQWLAGLPAAGSARAEALRDVRVRWAWEQPTAKAAEVLLREVNALYTCGPGGGGGVRTQLRSRLSTVSCLIGRDLVHCGWRWWRAAGEGA; this is encoded by the coding sequence ATGGCAACCCCTGATTCCGCTTCCTTCTCCCTGCGCTGGCCTCCGGGCCCCGCGCCTGCCACGCCGCGCGCCGCGCTGCGGGTGGGCTGCGGCGCGGGCTTTTCCGGCGACCGCACCGATGCGGCGCGCCCGGTGGTCGACGCGCTGATGGCCGCGCCCGGGCCCGCGGTACTGATCTTTGAAACCCTGGCCGAGCGCACGCTGGCGCTGGCCCAGCTGGCGCGCGAGCGCGACCCGCAGGCCGGCTACGAGCCGCTGCTGGCCGATCTGCTGCGGCCGGTGCTGGCCGATTGCCTGGCGCACGGCATCCGCATCGTGAGCAACTTCGGCGCCGCCAATCCCGAGGGCGCGGCGGCCTGCATCGCGGCACTGGCGCGCGAGCTGGGCCTGCGCCTGCCGCGCATGGCGCTGGTCCATGGCGACGACCTGATGGGCGACGCGCATCGCGCGGCGCTGCAGCAGGCCTGCGGCACGGACTGGCCCGCAGCGCGCGTGGTCAGCGCCAACGCCTATATCGGCGCGCAGCCGATCGCGCAGGCGCTGCAGGAAGGCGCGGAGATCGTGATCGCAGGCCGCGTGGCCGACCCGGCGCTGGTGCTGGGCCCGGCCGCGGCCTGGCATGGCTGGGCCTGGGACGACTGGGACCGGCTCGCGCGCGGCACCATGGCCGGCCATCTGCTCGAATGCGGCGCGCAGGTGTCGGGCGGCTATTTTGCCGACCCGGGCTACAAGGACGTGCCCGATCTGGCCCATGTCGGTTTCCCGATCGCGCGCATCGAGGCCGACGGCCAGTGCACCATCGGCAAGCCGGCCCACACCGGCGGCGTGATCGATGCGCGTACCGTCAAGGAGCAGCTGCTCTACGAGGTGCACGACCCCGCGGCCTATCTCACGCCCGACGTGGTGGCCGATATCAGCCAGGCCTGGGTCACCGAGGTCGGGCCCGATGAAGTGCGGCTCGATGGCGTGCGCGGCCACGCGCGGCCCGCGCAGCTCAAGGTCAATGTCTGCAGCGAACGCGGCTGGCTCGCCGAAGCCGAGATTTCCTATGCGGGCGCGCATGCGCTGGCCCGCGCCCAGCTCGCGCGCGAGGTGATAGCCACGCGGCTGGCCGGGCAGGGCACGCTGCGCTGCGACTTCATCGGCGTGACCAGCGTGCTGGGCGACGATGCCGGCCAGTGGCTTGCCGGGCTGCCGGCAGCGGGCAGCGCGCGCGCCGAGGCGCTGCGCGACGTGCGCGTGCGCTGGGCCTGGGAGCAGCCCACGGCCAAGGCCGCCGAAGTGCTGCTGCGCGAAGTCAATGCGCTCTATACCTGCGGGCCGGGCGGCGGGGGCGGCGTGCGCACCCAGCTGCGCTCGCGCCTGTCCACCGTCTCGTGCCTGATCGGCCGGGACCTCGTTCACTGTGGCTGGCGCTGGTGGCGCGCGGCCGGGGAGGGCGCATGA
- a CDS encoding Bug family tripartite tricarboxylate transporter substrate binding protein, with translation MNKTFPSFSRRRTLGAGIATALVLAAPAAFAQNAAKYPAKALTFVVPFAAGSATDQIARALGQYVTQETGQAVVVENKGGASGMLAAQGVARAAPDGYTVLITTNTTHAANEHLYKKLPYDPVKDFAPVTGLGKGGQVLVVSAASPHKSVKDLVAYAKANPGKLSFGSGSSSSRMAGEMLKQLAGVDLLHVPYKSNPLALTDLMGGQIDLMITDVSTGLPQVQAGKLKALGFSTQERSSMLPDVPTIEQAGVKGYNMGYWFAAYLPAGTPPQLVSQLSTLLGKAVESKQAASFYSLSGTTRWHGSPEELARFQAEETAKWGKVIKAAGIEPE, from the coding sequence ATGAACAAGACCTTCCCCTCTTTCTCGCGCCGCCGCACGCTGGGCGCGGGCATTGCCACCGCGCTGGTGCTTGCCGCGCCCGCGGCCTTCGCGCAGAACGCGGCCAAATACCCGGCGAAGGCGCTGACCTTCGTCGTGCCGTTCGCGGCCGGCAGCGCCACCGACCAGATCGCGCGCGCGCTGGGCCAGTACGTGACGCAGGAAACCGGCCAGGCCGTGGTCGTCGAGAACAAGGGCGGCGCGAGCGGCATGCTGGCCGCGCAGGGCGTGGCGCGCGCCGCGCCCGATGGCTATACGGTGCTGATCACCACCAACACCACGCATGCGGCCAACGAGCATCTGTACAAGAAGCTGCCCTACGATCCGGTCAAGGATTTCGCGCCCGTGACCGGGCTGGGCAAGGGCGGCCAGGTGCTGGTGGTGAGCGCGGCCTCGCCGCACAAGTCGGTCAAGGACCTCGTGGCCTATGCCAAGGCCAACCCGGGCAAGCTGAGCTTCGGCAGCGGCAGTTCGTCCAGCCGCATGGCCGGCGAGATGCTCAAGCAGCTCGCGGGCGTCGACCTCCTGCACGTTCCCTACAAGAGCAACCCGCTGGCCCTCACCGACCTGATGGGCGGCCAGATCGACCTGATGATCACCGATGTCTCGACCGGCTTGCCGCAGGTCCAGGCCGGCAAGCTCAAGGCGCTGGGTTTCTCGACGCAGGAGCGCAGCAGCATGCTGCCCGACGTGCCAACCATCGAGCAAGCCGGTGTCAAGGGCTACAACATGGGCTACTGGTTTGCCGCCTATCTGCCCGCGGGCACTCCGCCGCAGCTCGTGAGCCAGCTCAGCACCTTGCTGGGCAAGGCCGTCGAAAGCAAGCAGGCGGCCAGCTTCTACAGCCTGTCGGGCACGACGCGCTGGCATGGCTCGCCTGAGGAGCTGGCGCGTTTCCAGGCCGAGGAAACCGCGAAGTGGGGCAAGGTGATCAAGGCCGCGGGAATCGAGCCCGAGTAA
- the fabI gene encoding enoyl-ACP reductase FabI, whose product MGFLTGKKLLITGVLSNRSIAYGVAKSCHAQGAELAFSYVGERFKDRITEFAADFDSKLVFDCDVGDDAQIEKLFAELGQTWGTFDGFLHSIGFAPREAIAGNFLDGLSRENFRIAHDISAYSFPAMAKAALPYLNDKSSLLTLSYLGALRSIPNYNTMGLAKASLEASVRYLAEAVGRTEDGRCIRANGISAGPIKTLAASGIKDFGKLLSRVADASPLRRNVTPEDVGNVAAFLFSDLAAGVTSEITYVDGGFSQTAGLSADQV is encoded by the coding sequence ATGGGCTTCCTCACCGGCAAGAAACTGCTGATCACCGGCGTCCTGTCCAACCGCTCGATCGCCTATGGCGTGGCCAAGTCCTGCCATGCGCAGGGCGCCGAGCTCGCGTTCAGCTATGTCGGCGAGCGCTTCAAGGACCGCATCACCGAATTCGCCGCCGACTTCGACTCGAAGCTGGTGTTCGACTGCGACGTGGGCGACGACGCGCAGATCGAGAAGCTGTTTGCCGAACTGGGCCAGACCTGGGGCACGTTCGACGGCTTCCTGCACTCGATCGGCTTCGCGCCGCGCGAAGCCATCGCCGGCAACTTCCTCGACGGCCTGAGCCGCGAGAACTTCCGCATCGCGCATGACATCAGCGCCTACAGCTTCCCGGCCATGGCCAAGGCGGCCCTGCCCTACCTCAACGACAAGTCGTCGCTGCTGACGCTGTCGTACCTGGGCGCGCTGCGCTCGATCCCGAACTACAACACCATGGGCCTGGCCAAGGCGTCGCTCGAAGCTTCCGTGCGCTACCTGGCCGAAGCCGTGGGCCGCACCGAAGACGGCCGCTGCATCCGCGCCAACGGCATCTCCGCCGGCCCGATCAAGACCCTGGCCGCGAGCGGCATCAAGGACTTCGGCAAGCTGCTCAGCCGCGTTGCCGATGCCTCGCCGCTGCGCCGCAACGTGACGCCCGAAGATGTGGGCAACGTCGCCGCCTTCCTGTTCTCCGACCTGGCCGCAGGCGTGACCTCCGAGATCACCTATGTCGACGGCGGCTTCAGCCAGACCGCGGGGCTGAGCGCCGATCAGGTCTGA
- a CDS encoding DUF2789 domain-containing protein, producing MNPPTFSALFAQLGLPDDDAGIANFIREHAPLDSAILLPDAPFWSPAQARMLREGLGADAEWAPVIDQLNVSLRANDGEATPAPSHIA from the coding sequence ATGAACCCTCCCACCTTCTCCGCCCTGTTTGCACAACTGGGCCTGCCCGACGACGATGCGGGCATTGCCAACTTCATCCGCGAGCATGCGCCGCTGGACTCGGCCATCCTGCTGCCCGATGCACCGTTCTGGAGCCCGGCGCAGGCGCGCATGCTGCGCGAAGGCCTGGGCGCCGACGCCGAATGGGCGCCGGTGATCGACCAGCTCAACGTTTCGCTGCGCGCCAACGACGGCGAGGCCACGCCCGCTCCCTCGCACATCGCCTGA
- a CDS encoding COG4315 family predicted lipoprotein has product MLRMASLAFIASVALTACNTAPGNASRTAPGATMASPSTMAPASPATVMNGMLVGPNQMALYVFDRDTTGAGKSVCNGGCATNWPPLMAPPGAQPIGDWSVVTRDDGASQWAYKGRPLYYWAKDGKPGDTTGDGVGNAWRLARP; this is encoded by the coding sequence ATGCTGCGTATGGCTTCATTGGCTTTCATCGCTTCGGTCGCGCTGACCGCGTGCAACACGGCGCCGGGCAACGCGTCGCGCACCGCGCCCGGTGCGACCATGGCATCCCCGTCGACCATGGCGCCGGCTTCGCCCGCGACCGTCATGAACGGCATGCTGGTCGGCCCCAACCAGATGGCGCTCTACGTGTTCGACCGCGATACCACCGGCGCCGGCAAGAGCGTGTGCAATGGCGGCTGCGCCACCAACTGGCCGCCGCTGATGGCGCCGCCCGGCGCGCAGCCCATCGGCGACTGGAGCGTTGTCACGCGCGACGATGGCGCAAGCCAGTGGGCCTACAAGGGCCGTCCGCTCTACTACTGGGCCAAGGACGGCAAGCCGGGCGACACCACCGGTGACGGCGTCGGCAACGCCTGGCGCCTGGCGCGGCCCTGA
- a CDS encoding microcin C ABC transporter permease YejB has product MFVYILKRLLLMVPTLLGVLLLTFVVIQFVPGGPVEQYLAEAKAGAGGATGGGGGMSYRGAQGVDPQRLEQIKALYGFDKPAHERFFQMLGQFAQFDLGRSFFQNKGVWELVIEKLPVSISLGLWTFFISYLVAVPLGVAKAVRAGTRFDFITSLIILVGYAIPGFVLGVALLVIFGGQLQWFPLRGLTSANWDELGWGARIVDYLWHIALPVTAMVAGSFAVTAMLTKNAFLEEIRKQYVLTARAKGLSERQVLWKHVFRNALIPIITGFPAAFIGAFFAGSLLIETLFSLDGLGLLSYESVIRRDYPVVLGTLYLFTLIGLVTKLISDLCYVWVDPRVKFD; this is encoded by the coding sequence ATGTTCGTCTATATCCTCAAACGGCTGCTGCTGATGGTGCCCACGCTGCTGGGCGTGCTGCTGCTGACCTTTGTCGTGATCCAGTTCGTGCCCGGCGGGCCGGTCGAGCAGTACCTGGCGGAGGCCAAGGCCGGCGCGGGCGGCGCGACGGGCGGCGGCGGCGGCATGAGCTACCGCGGCGCGCAAGGCGTCGATCCGCAGCGCCTCGAACAGATCAAGGCGCTCTATGGTTTCGACAAGCCCGCGCACGAGCGCTTCTTCCAGATGCTGGGCCAGTTCGCGCAATTCGACCTGGGCCGCAGCTTCTTCCAGAACAAGGGCGTGTGGGAGCTGGTGATCGAAAAGCTGCCGGTGTCGATCAGCCTGGGGCTGTGGACCTTCTTCATCAGCTATCTGGTGGCCGTGCCGCTGGGCGTGGCCAAGGCGGTGCGCGCGGGCACGCGTTTCGACTTCATCACTTCGCTGATCATCCTGGTGGGCTATGCGATTCCGGGCTTCGTGCTGGGCGTGGCGCTGCTGGTGATCTTTGGCGGCCAGCTGCAGTGGTTCCCGCTGCGCGGGCTGACATCGGCCAACTGGGACGAACTCGGCTGGGGCGCGCGCATCGTCGATTACCTGTGGCACATCGCACTGCCCGTGACGGCCATGGTGGCCGGCAGCTTTGCGGTCACGGCGATGCTGACCAAGAACGCGTTTCTCGAGGAAATCAGGAAGCAGTATGTGCTCACCGCGCGCGCCAAGGGCCTGAGCGAGCGCCAGGTGCTGTGGAAGCATGTGTTTCGCAATGCGCTGATTCCGATCATCACCGGTTTTCCCGCGGCGTTCATCGGCGCGTTCTTTGCCGGCTCGCTGCTGATCGAGACGCTGTTCTCGCTCGATGGCCTGGGGCTGCTGAGCTATGAAAGCGTGATCCGGCGCGACTACCCGGTGGTGCTGGGCACGCTGTATCTGTTCACGCTGATCGGTCTGGTGACCAAGCTGATCAGCGACCTCTGCTATGTCTGGGTGGACCCACGTGTCAAGTTCGATTGA
- a CDS encoding AtuA-related protein has translation MNSSASIEMPLYRLAHGRTGDKGNRSNISVIAFHPALWPVIEAQVTAERVAAHFAARAPSHVARYVLAQLQALNFVLDEVLEGGVNSALNLDSHGKALAFDLLQMTVALPRDLLVHCRGPQAA, from the coding sequence ATGAATTCTTCCGCATCCATCGAGATGCCGCTGTACCGGCTGGCCCACGGCCGCACGGGCGACAAGGGCAACCGCAGCAACATCAGCGTGATTGCCTTCCACCCGGCGCTTTGGCCGGTGATCGAGGCGCAGGTCACAGCCGAACGCGTGGCCGCGCATTTCGCGGCGCGCGCGCCCAGCCATGTCGCGCGCTACGTGCTGGCGCAGTTGCAGGCGCTGAACTTCGTGCTGGACGAGGTGCTCGAGGGCGGTGTCAACAGCGCGCTCAATCTCGACAGCCACGGCAAGGCATTGGCCTTTGATCTGCTGCAGATGACGGTGGCACTGCCGCGCGATCTGCTGGTCCATTGCCGCGGGCCGCAGGCGGCTTAG